From Syntrophales bacterium, the proteins below share one genomic window:
- a CDS encoding pilus assembly PilX N-terminal domain-containing protein — MNAKKLYSRVVRKSEKGMVLVVGLLLIVVLVLLGTTAVMTSTTDMKISGNYKTSTQAFYIAEAGIEHARENVRQAINLGSSLSQILAARVGGNGVLSDSSTITNFYANGTFVTDDVPFIASTSYGAGSYSYRVYLTNDATDGVTSVTDTNYQVTLTSFGFGPNNSFTVIQVSIKMIVPPNLPAPITLPGPNAIFDGPNSNVADVTGGTKPAICVDNSTAAASVKDGIPANRYGNYTGSCASTPCIEAQTIPSPWGNKADLLELYADLKAAADFTSPSDTGFTLGTTSNRKIVVIDGNYSYTGAGAGILVVTGNLVLQGNFNYDGIIIAVGNGHVTRSGGGNGTITGGIVVANTNTPGTELGIPYMSTSGGGSSDVLTPPSGGAPPNVAPLKKVLWKQF, encoded by the coding sequence ATGAACGCAAAAAAACTGTACAGCAGGGTGGTCAGGAAAAGCGAAAAGGGCATGGTTCTCGTGGTCGGCCTGTTGCTGATCGTTGTCTTAGTTCTCCTCGGGACTACTGCCGTGATGACGAGCACCACGGATATGAAAATCAGCGGCAATTACAAGACGAGCACGCAGGCCTTTTACATAGCGGAAGCAGGTATCGAACATGCGAGGGAGAACGTCCGGCAAGCTATAAACTTAGGTTCTTCACTCTCACAAATACTTGCAGCAAGGGTAGGTGGAAATGGTGTGCTTTCCGATAGTAGTACTATCACCAATTTTTATGCAAACGGAACCTTTGTCACTGATGATGTTCCCTTTATTGCTTCTACAAGTTATGGAGCCGGAAGCTACAGCTACAGGGTTTATCTTACAAATGATGCAACGGATGGGGTTACCTCAGTAACAGACACGAATTATCAGGTTACTCTTACATCTTTTGGTTTCGGTCCTAATAATTCTTTTACCGTTATTCAAGTAAGCATAAAGATGATAGTTCCTCCCAACTTACCCGCTCCGATAACTTTACCTGGTCCAAATGCTATTTTTGACGGACCAAATTCTAATGTTGCCGATGTTACTGGTGGAACAAAGCCTGCTATTTGTGTTGATAATTCAACCGCTGCTGCTTCAGTAAAGGATGGAATTCCAGCTAATCGGTATGGTAATTATACAGGTAGTTGCGCATCAACTCCCTGCATAGAAGCACAGACTATTCCCTCGCCCTGGGGTAATAAAGCTGATTTACTTGAATTATACGCCGATCTTAAGGCTGCTGCCGATTTTACATCTCCGAGTGATACAGGGTTTACATTAGGAACTACTTCAAACAGGAAAATTGTAGTAATTGATGGGAATTACTCTTATACTGGCGCCGGCGCCGGTATTCTTGTAGTAACGGGCAATCTGGTTTTACAGGGAAATTTTAACTATGACGGCATAATTATTGCTGTCGGAAATGGTCATGTTACCAGAAGTGGTGGAGGGAACGGAACGATTACTGGTGGGATAGTTGTCGCAAATACAAATACACCTGGTACAGAGCTTGGGATACCATATATGAGTACTTCTGGTGGCGGCAGTTCGGATGTTCTAACCCCACCAAGTGGCGGAGCACCACCCAATGTTGCGCCTTTGAAAAAGGTGTTGTGGAAACAGTTTTAA
- a CDS encoding prepilin-type N-terminal cleavage/methylation domain-containing protein → MVDLRLMTYDIRLKGNQDRTYGFSLVELLIAMAVGLVVLGAMYSVFTIQNKTFGNQEEVVEMQQNARAAMDMMTREIRMAGYNPSGLADSKIVSAASNSINFTLDITDDAGTGPPDGDTGDSNENITYSLYTADGIQKLGRKSKAGATNQPVAEHVQSLEFQYWPNATPINIRRIQIKITLRTSKPDPAYTANDGYRTYTLTSSVAPRNLGL, encoded by the coding sequence ATGGTTGACTTACGACTTATGACTTACGACATACGACTAAAAGGTAACCAGGACAGGACTTATGGTTTTTCCCTGGTCGAACTGCTGATTGCCATGGCCGTCGGCTTGGTGGTGCTTGGCGCCATGTATAGCGTCTTTACCATTCAGAATAAGACCTTCGGCAATCAGGAGGAAGTCGTAGAGATGCAGCAGAATGCCAGAGCGGCCATGGACATGATGACCCGTGAAATCAGGATGGCGGGTTACAATCCCTCGGGCTTAGCAGATTCAAAAATTGTTAGTGCCGCGTCCAATTCTATTAACTTCACTCTCGACATAACGGATGATGCGGGAACGGGCCCTCCCGATGGAGACACAGGTGATTCAAATGAAAACATCACCTATTCCCTCTATACAGCAGATGGCATACAAAAGCTTGGTCGAAAGTCGAAGGCAGGTGCCACCAACCAACCGGTTGCCGAACATGTTCAATCTCTTGAATTTCAATACTGGCCTAACGCTACACCGATCAATATTCGCCGTATTCAAATTAAAATCACACTGCGGACCTCCAAACCCGATCCGGCATATACCGCCAATGATGGTTACCGGACATATACATTGACGTCCAGTGTAGCCCCGAGAAACCTTGGTCTGTAG